A genomic region of Arvicola amphibius chromosome X, mArvAmp1.2, whole genome shotgun sequence contains the following coding sequences:
- the LOC121677033 gene encoding protein BTG1-like: MIGEICAAVKFISSFLSIKGLRSEQQLQTFNQSLQELLAQHYKHHWFPEEPCKGSGYRCIRINHKMDPLIGQAAQRIGLSSQELFRFLPCELTLWVDPYEVSYRIGEDGSICVLYESLPEGEGFQSITEQQMLNSRMGYREEILWRRPIPIQTYNTNTMTVWGQGIVSTVYGWVIF, encoded by the coding sequence ATGATAGGAGAAATCTGTGCTGCTGTGAAATTTATCTCCAGCTTCCTCAGCATCAAAGGCCTCAGGAGTGAACAACAGCTGCAGACCTTCAACCAGAGCCTGCAGGAGCTGCTGGCACAACATTACAAACACCACTGGTTCCCAGAGGAGCCCTGCAAGGGATCCGGTTACAGGTGTATTCGCATCAACCATAAGATGGATCCTCTCATCGGACAAGCAGCCCAGCGGATTGGACTGAGCAGCCAAGAGTTGTTCAGGTTTCTCCCATGTGAACTCACACTCTGGGTTGATCCCTATGAAGTGTCCTACCGCATTGGAGAGGATGGCTCCATCTGTGTGCTGTATGAATCTTTGCCAGAAGGAGAGGGTTTTCAGAGCATCACTGAACAGCAAATGCTAAACAGCAGAATGGGTTACAGGGAGGAGATTCTCTGGCGAAGACCAATCCCAATTCAAACCTACAATACCAATACGATGACTGTATGGGGTCAAGGTATAGTCAGTACAGTCTACGGATGGGTCATCTTCTAA